From the bacterium genome, the window GGAGGTGTTTGATGAATCTGAAGTGGGTGTATGACCTGGATGCTAAGGCGGTGGGGGTTCAAGCATACAACCCCCCCCGATGCCAATTTCCCCCCCTCACCGGTCATCTCACCATCCCCATAGCCCCGCTCCAATGGCAAGCAAACAGGGTGTTGGCACAGAGGTAGAATTTCACTGAGCAAAACTTTCTCTCGCGAATGAATCTACATAGGCCTGTGTGGTAGAGCCTCGATAATTCTGAAGTGGTATCACTGCCGAGGGCATGCGCGTAACCATTACGTAACTGGTTACACGTGGTTACTGGTTACACCGCCGAGGGCCACGATAGGGATTCTTAGTCTGCTATGACCACTACAGCGATGCTTTCTCACGCTCTGCTCCCGAAGTAGTGTCAGACATCAACTAGGTCAGTGCTAGTCCCAATTCGGCTTGTAGTTCTGAGGACGTGCACTGCCGAGGGCCAGGTGTTGCACTGCCGCCAAGGAGGTCACGCCCGTGGGGCGGCTCAAACGACATGCGTGATGGGGGGTTGATATGCACATAGGTAGTTCCCACCTTGGGAGGTGAAGGATGATGGGGAGAACAGCATACGCATGTTCCCCCGCATGATAGCGCCACCACGTCAGCCAACGTGTCTATTCGCTCAAGCTCGGCAAAGTCTCCTTCTCCGGCCTGCCGGATGAGCTGCAACAGGACAAGGAGACTCTTAAGCGGCTGTTTCTGTAAAGCCTCCCGTGTCTAGATGTATGTCCTGCTAACACGGGCGGCGGTGGTGTGAACCCTTCAGGATCAGGGTTGGGACTCATCGCCTACTCCTGCCGAAGCCAATTGAGTGCTGAACAAAATCGCCACTTGATCTTTGTCCAAATGGGAAAGATCAGGGCAACAGATTCTCCGATTCCCGTATCGGGTTCCCGGTATTGCCTGACCCGTGTATTATGCACATCAGATTGAGGCGGGTTTCTTCTGGTTTAGGTAGCACCGTTGTTCTGGCAAGGGACGTGATTGAAGATGAGTAACGTGCAGCGTTTCTCGGATCAGCGTCATGTAGAGCAAATACGCAAGAGACTATGGTGCGGGCGAGAATTCGGCCAAGCAGCAGTCATGGTCGGGGCAGGTTTTAGCCGCAACGCGGCGAGAACCTCTGACAGGATTCCTCCTTGCCCATTGTGGGGCGAATTAGCTTCCCGGTTCTTTGACGACCTTTATCCCGGCGACACAATTCCCGAAGCAAAGAGAAAGAAGCTAAAGTCGAAAGCTATTAAGGGATCTGGGGCATTGAAGCTCGCCAGTGAGTACGAACACACATTTGGGCGTGCCGCGCTCGATAGGCTGCTTCAAGAGGAGATACGTGACACGAGCTATAATCCGGGCCACCTTCACAGATTGCTTCTCTCACTGCCGTGGTCGGATGTGTTCACAACCAATTACGACACTTTGCTTGAAAGAGCCTCGGCAGATATCTATGACAAGAAATACGATGTCGTCGTATGTCAGGAAGACATCCCCGGTCGAATGAAGCCGAGAATCGTTAAACTGCACGGGAGTTTCCCCTCCCATAGGCCATTCATCATCACCCAAAAGGACTACCATAGTTACCGCAGGAATTGCGCACCTTTCGTAAACATGGTTCAGCAGAGCATTATGGAGAACGTCTTCTGCCTGATCGGCTTCTCCGGGGATGATCCTAATTTCCAATGCTGGACTGACTGGGTACGCGAGAACTTGGGAGCCCACACACCCAAGATTTACCTTTGCGGCCTTTTGAGTCTGTCTGCGCGGAGGAGACAGGAGCTTGAGACTAAAGGAATAATCCCAATAGACCTTTCACCAATATTCCCGGAGTCAGAATGGCACGACGTTAAGATCCGCCATGCGAAGGCGCTCGAATGGTTTCTCTTGGACCTTATGTATGGTAAACCGCCTGACGTGACGACCTGGCCGAAGCCCACACCAACTAGTGTTTGGAAGCGAAGCGAGAGTCTGCCGCCCGTCCCGCCCGGGCCGGCTTCACTTCCGGATCTGGGCAGAGAAGATCCCGAGCGCCTGTCATTTGAGTCACTGGATGAGAGCAAGCTTAAGAGACTGCGTGAAAGCTGGGAACGTCAGAGGCTGAAGTATCCTGGGTGGGAGATTGCTCCTCCGGAAAACAGGGATGTGATCTGGGAAAAGACCAAATACTTGATCGACCCGGTCTTGAACTCTGTCGCGCGTCTTCCACTTCCGCAGAACTTGTTCCTGCTTTACGAGCTGAATTGGCGTTTAGAGAAAGCCTTCATGCCCCTGGTCGGCCACTGGCACAAGAAGATGCTGGCCGTTGTACGAAGCTTCAACCCATATCCCAGCCTAGTAGAGCTCGAGGGAGCCACGATAAAGCCAGACATGGATGAGTATAGGAGCCTAGATTGGCGCCTCGTCGGCGAGCGTTGGGTCAAACTCGCTTTTGCGCTCGCAAGGAAGGCGAGGGAGGATCTAGACCAGAGGAGCTTCGATCAATGGATGGGTCCTCTCGAGAAGATTGTGGGACGAAACAAGAAGTGGCAGGCCAGGTGGTTTTACGAGAAAGCCCTATTCCATCTCTCTCGTCTAGAGCAGGTGGAAGCCAGAAAGACAATAGACGAGTGGCCTCTTGTGCAAGACCTCCCATTCTGGAACGTGAAGCGGGCGTCTATACTTGCTGAGCTCGGAGAGCTCAAAGATGCGAAGAAGGTTGCCCAAGATTCCTTGAACACTATCCGTTCCGGCCTCGATGCATATTCTGCAAATTATTCTCTTCTATCCCAAGAGGGTTGGACGATGCTCCTCTTGCGGTCCATCCGCCGGCGTGAACTCAAATCCGAGAGCGACCTTGAGCAAGTAGAGAAGAACCGATGGGTAAGACTGGAGGAATACTCATGCAATCCCCTGTCTCAGGTGAAGCACTTGGAGTCAGAGCTCTCAGGACCGCCTCCCCAACCCTCGCGCTACAAGCAAGTCAAGAAGGATTTTGACAGGGGAGGGGTTACCGTCACGAACCTCGCTGCAACGGGCTTGAGCATTTTTGATTTCCGTCAGGCGTTCGTTTGTCTTCGGATGCTTGAGGAAAGTGGGTGCGGTCATGCCACCCTCCCTTCTGAAATGGTCATAAAGGCTTGTGAATGGGTGGCGCCATTTGCACCACTTCTGTCTCTAACCTCAATGATTAGATCGGGAAACAAGAAGGGAATTGAGGATCATTTCGACCGGGTTCGTGTCGCCACGTTATCAACAGATCAAGTGAATGTGCTCAACGACATGTTCACGACGGGCATGGGACAAGCAGTTGGGCATCTTGCTAGGAATCAGCATGAGATCAATCTATGGCAAACGAGTTTTTCTCAACGCCTTGTTGACACACTCTCAGTGCTACTATCCCGCCTCTGTCTCCGGCTATCTGCTGAGCAGCTTGAGAGTCTATTCGACTCGGCAATGAGAATGTATGAGCACTATCTCTTCGCCGCATGCTATTTATTTCACGAGTCCCTTGGCGCCATTTTCCGCCAGCTCCTGTCCTCAATGCCCGAATCAATGACCCTGGAGAGAATGCCGATATTGCTCTCGCTGCCCATCCCGACTGAGATGGGATTCAAAGTGGCCATGCGTGAGCGGTGGGTAGAGCCCTTTGATTGCATTGTGTGGCCAGAAGCCATGAAATTGGACACGGGTTTCGAACGATCCACATGGGCCGCTCCCATCGCTAATCTCATCCGTGTCGTGAAGGACGGCGCGCCGGAGGCAAGGACGCGGGCAGTGTGCAGGTTGGCAAAGATCAACGAGATAGAGGCATTGACCGATGAGGAGAGAGCCTCCTTCGCTAAGGCTTTGTGGTCGAGAACTAACGCAAAGAGCAGGCTCCCATCCGTTAGGTTCTTCTTCGACTCTGCCTTCCTGTCCCTTCCAGAACCGAAACCTGGGATGGCCAAAGAGAGACTATCCGACCACCTTCTGGCGACGACATTCCCGCCTGTAATAGCCAGGGACGATAAAGGGGGTATCCGTATGGATTTTCACCTCGTTGAGGAGAAGTATGCTCAAGAGTGGCTCATCGCAACACTTCCTTTGTTTCCGTCGGAACAGCAGGAAATGAGATGTATAGACTGGGGTGCTGAAGAGGCACTGGCGCTCTTCCAGAAGGTGGATAGCACATGGGCTGGGGAGAAGGCCGATTTCCTGAACGGCCAGCTGATCCGAGACTTCAAAGACAGGCTGCGATTGCGCTTTGACACTTTGGTTACATTGATGGCTGAGGTGGTCTTGCCCAGACTCGGCTCAATCGATGACTCGAGCATGAAAGACCACGCTCTCAAAATGCTCGATGAGATGGACCGTTCAGGAATTTGTGTCCTCTCGGCCTTGTCCATGACTCTTTTCATTGAGCGAGGCTTAGTTGACGAGACCGCCTCGAGGCTTCGCGTTGGGCTGAACTCCACGAAAGAGAAGGAAGTCAATGATTCGATCTCTGGTCTTTTTTTCTGGCTTCTTCACAGTGAAAGAGGCAGCATCCCCGTACCGCCTGCGGACCTATTGAATGATCTGATCAACAAGATTGTGGCTCGAAGCCAGCCGGGTCTCTTGGCGGCGCTGCACACGGTCTCAACCATCATTCGGAACCTCCCTGCTCTCTTAAATGAAAGGCAATGCGGCTTGCTTTGCGCTGCTCTTGGTTATCTTCAAGAGGTTACCCGGTTGCCGAATGAAGCGGAAAGGCAACGAGTCTCCATCCTTCCAACAGCGATTCCGATTCACGACCTACCCAAGTATCAGGGAGCTGCTGCAAAGCTGGCTTACGGTCTCCAAGGCCTTTACCGGAGTAGGAAGATGCCGATTCCTGACGCCGTCCGTAACTGGCATGCGATGTCCAAAATCAGCCCGTTGCCAGAGGTCAAGCGTGTATTGCAGCAGCCCTAGTGACCGACGACAGAGACTGCTCCAATGGACTCAAGGCTGCTGTAACGCCTCCTCGCAAAGGGGGAAGGCAGCGACCTCGGCCCCAGGATCGATCTCGAGGATCATCTTGTTTTGTTTGGGCTGTTTCCCATGTTATCGGAGGCATTTTTCGGCTGGTGCGATGCAGAAGCCGTGCTGAAATGCCGCAAATCCTGTCGGGACAAGGCTCTCAAGGTATTCAATCATCCACGCAAAATCTCGGCTATCATCGACACTTGCAGACAGGTTGCGATGGCTGGCTTTGAGAAGTTCAAACATCTTATTGAGACTGGTGGGGTCTACTTTTTGGGAAGGCTTGATTTCATTGGGCCTGTTACGCGGTATCATCTTGCGAAGAACATAGGCCTTGACGTGGCAAAACCGGATAGGCATCTCGCCAGAGTGGCAAAGGCGGCCAATTTCGATTCTCCAGACCGTCTTTGTCGCGCCATAGCTGATGATACTGCCGACCGGGTCTCTGTTGTCGATCTCGTCATATGGCGTTTTGCGACTATCGAGCCGGGTTACGTGAAGCACTTCTCGGTATCCGTCTAACCCTGTCCGAGGCTCCAAGCACTACACATACGGTCGTATGGTTGCGGATGTTATCCTAATTGACGGCCGCGACTTGAGCAGGATGCTCGTCGCCAGCGGGCATGCTTGGTGGTATCGCGAGTATGTGCCCAACGACAAAGTTCTTGAGCTTCTGGAGAACGAGTCGCGCAAAGCCAAGCGGGGTCTGTGGGCCGACTTAAGCCCTATACCGCCTTGGGAGTTCAGACACGGGACGTCTCCTGCATCCACACATAAGAATCAACCCAGCCCGAATGTGACGCCCCCCGATAGGTGGAATAGACAGACGACAGTTTACATCACGAGAACCGGCAGCAAATATCATCGGGGGAACTGTCGATATTTGCGCACGAGCAAGATACCGATCAGCCTGGCTGAGGCTAAACGCATGGGATACACACCGTGCAAGGTATGCAAGCCGCCGCATTGATGCAAGTGAGACACATCGTAATCGCAATAGCAGTCGGACTGACGGCCCTGGCCTTCGTGCTGGGACTCATCACAGACGACACACCGACGTATGCAGAGATTGAGCATAGCTGGATAGAGGATAGGTATCTCGACGACAACCAGCGCGAGTTCGGCATCCTGGGCGCTGCGGCCACGTGTGAAGCGATGCGCGAGATACAGCCGGATTAACGGA encodes:
- a CDS encoding thermonuclease family protein yields the protein MVADVILIDGRDLSRMLVASGHAWWYREYVPNDKVLELLENESRKAKRGLWADLSPIPPWEFRHGTSPASTHKNQPSPNVTPPDRWNRQTTVYITRTGSKYHRGNCRYLRTSKIPISLAEAKRMGYTPCKVCKPPH
- a CDS encoding SIR2 family protein, yielding MSNVQRFSDQRHVEQIRKRLWCGREFGQAAVMVGAGFSRNAARTSDRIPPCPLWGELASRFFDDLYPGDTIPEAKRKKLKSKAIKGSGALKLASEYEHTFGRAALDRLLQEEIRDTSYNPGHLHRLLLSLPWSDVFTTNYDTLLERASADIYDKKYDVVVCQEDIPGRMKPRIVKLHGSFPSHRPFIITQKDYHSYRRNCAPFVNMVQQSIMENVFCLIGFSGDDPNFQCWTDWVRENLGAHTPKIYLCGLLSLSARRRQELETKGIIPIDLSPIFPESEWHDVKIRHAKALEWFLLDLMYGKPPDVTTWPKPTPTSVWKRSESLPPVPPGPASLPDLGREDPERLSFESLDESKLKRLRESWERQRLKYPGWEIAPPENRDVIWEKTKYLIDPVLNSVARLPLPQNLFLLYELNWRLEKAFMPLVGHWHKKMLAVVRSFNPYPSLVELEGATIKPDMDEYRSLDWRLVGERWVKLAFALARKAREDLDQRSFDQWMGPLEKIVGRNKKWQARWFYEKALFHLSRLEQVEARKTIDEWPLVQDLPFWNVKRASILAELGELKDAKKVAQDSLNTIRSGLDAYSANYSLLSQEGWTMLLLRSIRRRELKSESDLEQVEKNRWVRLEEYSCNPLSQVKHLESELSGPPPQPSRYKQVKKDFDRGGVTVTNLAATGLSIFDFRQAFVCLRMLEESGCGHATLPSEMVIKACEWVAPFAPLLSLTSMIRSGNKKGIEDHFDRVRVATLSTDQVNVLNDMFTTGMGQAVGHLARNQHEINLWQTSFSQRLVDTLSVLLSRLCLRLSAEQLESLFDSAMRMYEHYLFAACYLFHESLGAIFRQLLSSMPESMTLERMPILLSLPIPTEMGFKVAMRERWVEPFDCIVWPEAMKLDTGFERSTWAAPIANLIRVVKDGAPEARTRAVCRLAKINEIEALTDEERASFAKALWSRTNAKSRLPSVRFFFDSAFLSLPEPKPGMAKERLSDHLLATTFPPVIARDDKGGIRMDFHLVEEKYAQEWLIATLPLFPSEQQEMRCIDWGAEEALALFQKVDSTWAGEKADFLNGQLIRDFKDRLRLRFDTLVTLMAEVVLPRLGSIDDSSMKDHALKMLDEMDRSGICVLSALSMTLFIERGLVDETASRLRVGLNSTKEKEVNDSISGLFFWLLHSERGSIPVPPADLLNDLINKIVARSQPGLLAALHTVSTIIRNLPALLNERQCGLLCAALGYLQEVTRLPNEAERQRVSILPTAIPIHDLPKYQGAAAKLAYGLQGLYRSRKMPIPDAVRNWHAMSKISPLPEVKRVLQQP